The following coding sequences are from one Novosphingobium sp. KACC 22771 window:
- a CDS encoding vgr related protein gives MTDLRSASRPLTPAERALVVEMFGAAIDPAPVRVIRRKWWWFQPRNVVMAPRGNLHFHPESALWHPCFAQGSLAAQGLFLHEMAHVWQHQAGVNLLLRRMPFCRYDYALRPGAALGDYNIEQQAEIVRHAFLLRRGASWPDAPPLADLERLLPFGPAK, from the coding sequence ATGACCGATCTCCGCTCCGCCTCACGCCCCTTGACGCCAGCCGAAAGGGCGCTGGTGGTCGAGATGTTTGGCGCGGCGATAGATCCGGCGCCGGTGCGGGTGATCCGGCGCAAATGGTGGTGGTTTCAACCGCGCAATGTGGTGATGGCCCCGCGCGGCAACCTGCACTTTCACCCCGAAAGCGCCCTGTGGCACCCATGCTTTGCGCAAGGTTCGCTGGCGGCGCAGGGCCTGTTCCTTCACGAAATGGCTCATGTCTGGCAGCATCAGGCAGGGGTAAACCTGCTGCTGCGCCGGATGCCCTTTTGCCGCTATGACTATGCGCTGCGCCCCGGCGCGGCCTTGGGCGATTACAATATCGAGCAGCAGGCCGAAATCGTGCGCCACGCCTTTCTATTGCGCCGCGGCGCGTCCTGGCCCGATGCGCCGCCTCTGGCCGATCTTGAGAGGCTACTGCCCTTCGGCCCAGCCAAATAG
- a CDS encoding amino acid permease, whose translation MAAHDNQLQAALKSRHVSMIAIGGIIGAGLFVGSSSSIAQVGPAVVMSYGLAGLVVLMVMRMMAEMAALRPGLGAFTELVREVLGPRAGFVCGWLYWYFWVIVVPIEAIAGAKILHLWIDAPVWAIGVALLGALTGVNLMSTRSYGEFEYWFSLMKVLAIVSFIAIAGVWVFGLTSPNGPTWGNLTSHGGFAPKGWGAVLAGTASVIFALTGAEIATVAAAESHEPARTIARITSSVAARIILFYVLSLLLIVAVMPWTTIVPGTSPFAIALGHMAIPHAEFVMNLVVLVAVLSCLNSGMYVTSRVLFVLADKGDAPGWLVAVNRRKVPARAILIASLFGYLALAASVISPELVFSFLVNASGALMLFIYFTVGVAQIVQRRRIEAKGRETLPIRMWLFPWLSYATLGAILSILVAMMFAPARRVELISSLVTLGVAAGAAWWRRRRA comes from the coding sequence TTGGCCGCACATGATAACCAGCTTCAGGCCGCGCTGAAATCGCGCCATGTTTCGATGATCGCGATTGGCGGGATCATCGGCGCGGGGCTGTTCGTCGGCTCGTCCAGTTCGATTGCGCAGGTCGGCCCGGCCGTGGTCATGTCCTATGGGCTGGCGGGGCTGGTCGTGCTGATGGTGATGCGGATGATGGCCGAAATGGCCGCGCTGCGCCCCGGCCTTGGTGCTTTTACCGAGCTGGTGCGCGAAGTGCTGGGGCCGCGCGCAGGGTTCGTCTGCGGCTGGCTCTATTGGTATTTCTGGGTCATCGTCGTGCCGATCGAGGCGATTGCCGGGGCCAAGATCCTGCATCTCTGGATCGACGCGCCGGTCTGGGCCATCGGGGTGGCGCTGTTGGGGGCGCTGACCGGGGTAAACCTGATGTCCACCCGCTCCTATGGCGAGTTTGAATATTGGTTCTCGCTGATGAAGGTGCTGGCCATAGTCAGTTTTATCGCGATTGCGGGGGTGTGGGTGTTCGGCCTCACCTCTCCCAACGGGCCGACATGGGGCAATCTGACATCGCATGGCGGCTTTGCGCCCAAGGGATGGGGTGCGGTTCTGGCGGGCACGGCCAGCGTGATCTTTGCCCTGACCGGCGCGGAAATCGCCACGGTGGCGGCGGCCGAATCGCATGAACCGGCGCGCACCATCGCCCGCATCACCAGCAGCGTGGCCGCGCGGATCATCCTGTTTTACGTGCTGTCGCTGCTGCTGATCGTGGCTGTCATGCCCTGGACAACCATCGTGCCGGGCACCTCGCCCTTTGCCATTGCTCTTGGCCATATGGCGATCCCGCATGCCGAATTTGTGATGAACCTTGTGGTGCTGGTGGCGGTCCTCTCCTGCCTCAATTCGGGCATGTATGTGACCAGCCGGGTGCTGTTCGTGCTGGCCGACAAGGGCGATGCGCCAGGATGGTTGGTCGCGGTCAACCGACGCAAGGTGCCCGCCCGCGCGATCCTGATCGCCAGCCTGTTCGGCTATCTGGCGCTGGCCGCCTCGGTCATCTCGCCGGAGCTGGTGTTTTCCTTTCTGGTCAATGCCTCGGGCGCGCTGATGCTGTTCATCTATTTCACCGTGGGCGTGGCCCAGATCGTCCAGCGCCGCCGGATCGAAGCGAAGGGGCGGGAAACCCTGCCCATCCGCATGTGGCTGTTTCCATGGCTCTCCTATGCCACGCTGGGCGCGATCCTGAGCATTCTGGTGGCGATGATGTTTGCGCCCGCGCGGCGAGTGGAACTGATCAGCAGCCTTGTCACGCTGGGCGTGGCGGCCGGGGCGGCTTGGTGGAGACGGCGGCGCGCCTGA